In Clupea harengus chromosome 13, Ch_v2.0.2, whole genome shotgun sequence, one DNA window encodes the following:
- the LOC105890837 gene encoding sulfotransferase 6B1-like: MNSFPAKIQSKMELARKMEDQDKLYRYNGVLYPVIMSPEENLRALEDLDARPDDIMLVAYPKCGFNWMVAVLRKIIAAGTGQQAESRMPPLIEFYGPEMIEPLAQASSPRFLGTHMHPDNIPVSFSVNKTKMLVIFRNPKDTVVSFYHFSNKNPVLPSAESWDSFYSDFMSGEVPWGSYFDHALAWEKRMDDPNVMIVTYEELKQDLSGGVRRVSEFFCFSLCDDTIQMIAEESTFRAMKESSKDSHGQMGNVFFRKGEVGDWKNHLSQAQSEQMDAAFEKHLSGTKLGAQLKYDLHCKW, encoded by the exons ATGAACTCATTTCCAGCAAAAATACAGTCCAAGATGGAGCTGGCCAGGAAAATGGAGGATCAGGACAAACTGTACAGGTACAATGGAGTTCTATACCCTGTCATCATGAGTCCTGAGGAAAACCTGAGGGCGCTAGAAGACCTGGATGCAAGGCCAGATGATATCATGTTAGTTGCTTATCCTAAATGTG GGTTTAACTGGATGGTTGCTGTGCTTCGGAAAATCATTGCAGCTGGAACTGGGCAGCAAGCGGAGTCAAGGATGCCTCCACTAATTGAGTTCTATGGTCCAGAAATGATTGAG CCTCTTGCTCAGGCCTCATCGCCGAGATTTCTGGGAACCCACATGCACCCTGACAACATTCCAGTGTCGTTCAGTGTGAATAAAACAAAG ATGCTGGTCATTTTCCGAAATCCTAAAGATACAGTGGTTTCATTTTATCACTTCTCCAACAAGAACCCTGTTCTGCCATCTGCAGAGTCCTGGGACAGTTTCTACTCAGATTTTATGAGTGGTGAAG TTCCATGGGGCTCATACTTTGACCATGCTTTGGCCTGGGAGAAGCGAATGGATGATCCAAATGTTATGATTGTCACCTATGAAGAGTTGAAGCAG GACCTGAGCGGAGGGGTTCGGCGAGTCTCTGAATTTTTTTGCTTTAGCCTATGTGATGACACCATTCAAATGATTGCTGAGGAGAGCACTTTCAGGGCCATGAAGGAGAGCTCCAAGGACTCTCATGGGCAGATGGGCAATGTTTTTTTCAGGAAAG GTGAGGTTGGTGACTGGAAAAATCATCTCAGCCAAGCCCAAAGCGAGCAAATGGATGCTGCATTTGAGAAACACCTCTCTGGAACTAAACTGGGAGCCCAGCTGAAGTATGACCTGCATTGTAAATGgtga